The Marinilongibacter aquaticus genome has a window encoding:
- a CDS encoding penicillin-binding protein 1A, which translates to MKQQLLDIWNAPAFLKIRAGISKAWRKGVFDKQQFRSSGKGKRILLLLKALAALTFLFFVSLELNLFWLFGDMPTMKEVHNPKLPVPSKVFTEEGELLGQFYIENRNPVAFEEIDTLVIDALIATEDVRFYKHKGLDLLAIPGMIISTTKGDTRGGSTINQQLVKNIYKTRRASSQGLLGHIPVVRTIIAKLKEWDVAVKMDFFFSKEEILALYLNAVDFGDNTYGIKLASQHFFSKEPNNLNLSEAALLVGILKGTSYYSPKRHPERALNRRNVVLSQMLRYDKINREDYEEALKQPLSLDITTITKESSKAPYFRTMLRPILEEWCKKHNFNLYADGLNIYTSINGAMQEAAEKAVEDHLAELQKMLVAEQGTYKFWFDRQIAKEKAEYKRANPRTKTLPLMPAEKTLQTLVQNSEQYKSLKASGISEEEIWEALSKPHPTQILTHKGEKEITLSTLDSIKTVAQFLQAGLLSIDASNFHVKAWVGGSNFDYFKYDHVSQAKRQVGSAFKPIVYATALEKGIDKCTTVVDEPFSIQTQINGKNDVWAPKNSSGTYSYYPMTMRMALGQSVNSVAIRMLQKVGVNNVIDFAHKLGIESKLDANLSLALGTSDISLKEITKAYLPFANLGKSGELVLLTRIENQEGEVLYETEEKSVQVMSEDHAYEMSFLLRGSIEQSGGTSRRLYAYGICDGNEVGGKTGTTNDYRDGWFVGLVPGLVTGVWVGCEDNRIHFTGANGQGGRAALPIYGLYMKSVYASKQSGLQRGKFPKPEIYPGSLYCPQEIILRDSLQAIQDSLVRDSTRSIIIQPIEGLKLDSLTF; encoded by the coding sequence TTGAAACAACAACTATTAGACATCTGGAATGCCCCCGCTTTTTTGAAAATACGTGCGGGCATTTCCAAGGCTTGGCGAAAGGGCGTTTTCGACAAACAGCAGTTTCGCTCTTCGGGAAAGGGCAAAAGAATCCTCTTGCTCCTGAAAGCATTGGCCGCCCTTACTTTTCTCTTTTTCGTGTCTTTGGAGCTCAATCTTTTTTGGCTTTTCGGCGATATGCCCACCATGAAAGAAGTCCACAATCCCAAGCTTCCCGTGCCCAGCAAAGTTTTCACCGAAGAAGGCGAGCTCTTGGGCCAATTCTATATTGAAAACCGCAATCCAGTAGCGTTTGAAGAAATCGACACATTGGTGATCGACGCACTTATTGCCACCGAAGATGTACGTTTTTACAAACACAAGGGCCTTGACCTTCTGGCCATCCCCGGCATGATTATCTCGACCACCAAAGGCGATACGCGTGGCGGCAGCACCATCAATCAGCAATTGGTGAAAAACATTTATAAAACCCGAAGAGCCTCTTCACAAGGACTTTTGGGCCATATTCCAGTGGTGCGAACCATTATTGCCAAATTGAAAGAATGGGACGTGGCGGTAAAAATGGATTTCTTCTTTTCAAAGGAAGAAATTTTGGCCCTTTACCTCAATGCCGTAGACTTTGGCGACAATACCTACGGAATAAAACTCGCCAGCCAACATTTCTTTTCGAAAGAGCCAAACAACCTGAACCTGAGCGAAGCCGCACTTTTGGTGGGTATATTGAAAGGCACGAGCTATTACAGCCCCAAAAGGCATCCCGAAAGAGCCCTGAACCGCCGCAATGTGGTTTTGAGCCAAATGCTTCGTTACGATAAAATCAATCGCGAGGACTACGAAGAAGCCCTGAAACAACCTCTTTCATTGGACATTACGACGATCACGAAAGAAAGCTCAAAAGCTCCATATTTTCGTACGATGCTTCGTCCTATATTGGAAGAATGGTGCAAAAAACACAATTTCAACCTATATGCCGATGGGCTCAATATTTACACTTCGATCAATGGAGCAATGCAAGAAGCCGCCGAGAAGGCTGTAGAAGACCATTTGGCCGAACTTCAAAAAATGCTTGTGGCCGAGCAGGGTACATACAAATTCTGGTTCGATCGACAAATCGCTAAAGAAAAAGCCGAATACAAAAGAGCGAACCCAAGAACGAAAACGCTGCCCTTGATGCCTGCGGAAAAAACGCTGCAAACCTTGGTGCAAAATAGCGAGCAATACAAAAGCCTTAAAGCCTCAGGTATTTCGGAAGAAGAGATTTGGGAAGCCTTGTCCAAACCCCATCCAACACAAATTCTAACGCACAAGGGTGAAAAGGAAATCACGCTTTCCACTCTCGACTCCATCAAGACTGTGGCCCAATTTCTTCAGGCAGGACTGTTGAGTATCGATGCATCCAATTTTCATGTGAAAGCTTGGGTTGGCGGCAGCAATTTCGATTACTTCAAATATGATCATGTTTCGCAAGCCAAAAGGCAAGTGGGCAGTGCCTTTAAACCTATCGTATATGCTACCGCTCTCGAAAAAGGCATCGACAAATGCACCACAGTTGTGGATGAACCTTTTTCTATTCAGACACAAATCAATGGTAAAAACGACGTGTGGGCACCCAAAAATTCATCGGGAACGTACTCGTATTACCCCATGACCATGCGAATGGCTTTAGGACAAAGCGTAAACTCCGTAGCGATACGTATGCTCCAGAAAGTTGGCGTAAACAATGTGATAGACTTTGCCCATAAACTCGGCATAGAATCTAAACTCGACGCCAACCTTTCCTTGGCTTTGGGCACAAGCGACATCAGCCTAAAGGAAATTACCAAAGCCTACCTGCCCTTTGCCAACTTGGGCAAATCGGGAGAACTGGTTTTGCTGACCCGAATCGAAAACCAAGAGGGTGAAGTACTTTATGAAACAGAGGAAAAGTCTGTTCAAGTTATGAGCGAAGACCACGCCTACGAAATGTCCTTCCTCCTTCGCGGCTCTATAGAACAAAGCGGGGGAACCTCACGAAGGCTCTATGCCTACGGGATTTGCGACGGCAATGAAGTCGGTGGTAAAACAGGTACCACAAACGATTACCGCGACGGCTGGTTTGTCGGGCTCGTGCCCGGCTTGGTGACGGGCGTATGGGTAGGGTGCGAAGACAACCGTATTCACTTTACAGGGGCAAACGGCCAAGGCGGGCGAGCA
- a CDS encoding glycosyl hydrolase family 28 protein, with product MKFPLYLLTILTLLAFQPEKTGPRVFMIGDSTMANKNSYDAPETGWGQVFHELFSQTVSIHNHAKNGRSTKSFRTEGLWATVEKQLQAGDYVFIQFGHNDQKTQDSSRYAAPRTDYKANLIRYIEETKAKGAFPILLTPVSRRKFDSGQFVDQHGEYPDVVREIAQNLHIPLLDMHKKSMDLLKTMGEEESADLYMNLAAGLYPKFPNGLSDNTHFTPYGARVMAKLAAEALVETNTPLKNFLKDSPFPKTKTYQLPTVNTVAFKPDTFDIRDYGAESGGEALCHKAINAAISIASKQGGGVVLVPSGFWLSGPIEMKSNVNLHLAEGAFVQFSDNRNDYPIVKTTWEGQKAYRCQAPISGFGLKNIALTGKGILDGAGQVWKQVKKSKLTESQWQSLLQSGGVLNDAKDTWYPSASSKLGNDNASWAGKISEGKVMTDYEKVRDYLRPNMVSLNTCRNVLIEGLTFLNSPAWTLHPLLCKHISIVNVNVKNPWYGQNNDAIDLESCTYGILDGCTFDTGDDAITIKSGRDAQGRARGVATSHFIITNTTVFHGHGGFVIGSEMSGGVHHLYVNNCNFLGTDIGLRFKTTRGRGGVVEDIFISDINMNNILGDAIRFNMYYEAKDPVPLAGEQRGLPTMEAKTYYEGTPTFRNFFIERVYCKGAETAIMMQGIPESRIENIHIANTHITAQNGVKIYEAKDIGLKNVHVFSRAKDKVLQINNVENLKIDGLEYSPDKNVFIEINGKQSQGISIRNTSKKGVKKVSEQYAGAAKNSLLWKE from the coding sequence ATGAAATTTCCCCTTTACCTCCTCACAATTCTTACACTTTTGGCCTTTCAGCCTGAAAAGACAGGCCCACGCGTTTTTATGATCGGCGATAGCACCATGGCCAACAAAAATTCTTACGATGCTCCAGAAACAGGCTGGGGGCAGGTTTTTCATGAATTATTTTCCCAAACTGTTTCCATTCATAACCACGCTAAAAATGGCCGAAGTACAAAGAGTTTCCGCACCGAGGGCCTTTGGGCCACTGTGGAAAAACAGCTGCAAGCCGGCGACTATGTCTTCATTCAATTTGGCCACAACGATCAAAAAACACAAGACAGCAGCCGCTATGCCGCTCCACGAACCGACTACAAGGCCAACCTGATACGTTATATCGAAGAAACCAAAGCCAAAGGAGCCTTCCCTATTCTATTGACCCCAGTAAGCCGAAGAAAGTTTGACTCAGGGCAGTTTGTTGATCAACATGGCGAATACCCCGATGTGGTGCGTGAGATCGCCCAAAACCTGCACATACCCCTACTCGACATGCACAAAAAAAGCATGGATTTACTCAAAACAATGGGTGAAGAAGAGTCTGCCGACCTGTACATGAACCTTGCAGCAGGCCTTTATCCCAAATTTCCGAACGGCCTTAGCGACAACACGCACTTCACTCCATATGGGGCACGCGTAATGGCCAAACTCGCGGCCGAAGCATTGGTGGAAACAAACACCCCTTTGAAAAACTTTCTCAAAGACTCGCCCTTTCCGAAAACAAAAACGTATCAATTGCCTACTGTCAACACCGTCGCTTTCAAACCGGACACCTTTGATATTCGCGATTACGGTGCGGAAAGCGGAGGCGAGGCTCTTTGTCACAAAGCAATAAATGCGGCCATTTCCATCGCCAGCAAGCAAGGCGGAGGCGTCGTGTTGGTGCCTTCTGGCTTTTGGCTCTCTGGCCCAATCGAAATGAAAAGCAATGTGAATTTGCATTTGGCAGAAGGGGCATTCGTACAATTTTCAGACAACAGAAACGATTATCCCATAGTAAAAACGACCTGGGAAGGCCAAAAAGCCTACCGTTGCCAAGCTCCTATTTCCGGCTTTGGCCTAAAAAATATCGCACTGACAGGCAAAGGCATTCTGGACGGAGCCGGCCAGGTTTGGAAACAAGTGAAGAAATCGAAACTCACCGAGTCGCAATGGCAAAGCTTGCTACAGTCTGGCGGTGTGCTGAATGATGCAAAGGACACTTGGTACCCCAGTGCCTCTTCCAAGCTGGGGAATGACAATGCGAGTTGGGCAGGAAAAATAAGCGAAGGCAAGGTTATGACCGATTACGAAAAAGTGCGTGATTACCTTAGGCCAAACATGGTCAGCCTAAATACCTGCAGAAACGTACTTATTGAAGGTCTCACCTTTCTCAACTCCCCCGCATGGACATTGCACCCCTTATTGTGCAAACACATTTCCATTGTCAATGTGAATGTGAAAAACCCTTGGTATGGACAAAACAACGATGCCATTGATCTCGAGTCTTGCACCTACGGCATTTTGGATGGCTGCACTTTTGATACGGGCGACGACGCCATCACGATTAAATCGGGTCGCGACGCACAGGGCCGTGCCCGCGGAGTGGCCACAAGCCACTTTATCATTACCAACACCACGGTTTTTCATGGTCACGGCGGCTTTGTCATTGGTTCGGAAATGTCTGGAGGGGTTCATCACCTGTATGTCAACAATTGCAACTTTCTGGGCACCGATATTGGCTTGCGTTTCAAAACAACACGTGGGCGAGGCGGCGTGGTTGAAGATATTTTTATATCGGATATCAATATGAACAACATTTTGGGCGATGCCATTCGCTTCAATATGTACTACGAAGCCAAAGACCCCGTTCCCTTGGCTGGCGAACAAAGAGGCTTGCCCACCATGGAAGCCAAAACTTACTACGAGGGCACACCTACCTTCCGTAATTTTTTCATCGAAAGGGTATATTGCAAAGGGGCCGAAACGGCCATTATGATGCAGGGCATTCCCGAATCGAGAATCGAGAATATTCATATCGCCAATACGCATATTACGGCTCAAAACGGTGTGAAAATTTACGAAGCAAAGGACATTGGCCTTAAAAATGTACACGTTTTCAGTCGAGCAAAAGACAAGGTTTTGCAAATAAACAATGTAGAAAATCTCAAGATCGACGGTTTGGAATACAGCCCCGATAAAAATGTTTTCATAGAAATCAACGGTAAGCAATCGCAGGGAATATCGATTCGAAACACCTCGAAAAAGGGGGTAAAGAAAGTCAGTGAACAGTATGCTGGAGCAGCAAAAAATTCTCTGCTTTGGAAAGAGTAG
- a CDS encoding glycoside hydrolase family protein: MKPLLFCFILFVCCKSAVKKPLQVEAKAVDAATQGDLLKGPSVLQIDGYFVWGGSVVKGEDNKYHMLFSLWESGEDEPKFSDSWVLNSKIGYAVSDYPDHGFEFQKIVLRGRQLEGDSTAWDAQMVHNPHVQRFGDRYYLYYIGSVDPGEDAPGAEGINLRNRVQQNQKIGLIAFDSFDDLMAGNFIRPKEPLLSPRSRVKPDQLVNPSPEGTQTKPDNIIVVNPSVVQRPSDGKYLLYFKGNQYTPVWRGIHGVAIGDKPEGPFKALEDVVFEIRNQESQIASTEDPYVWYSKAYSLFFAVFKDFTGAVTGQEPGLALMQSEDGIKWQLAEKPFFMPKVVRLKNGKTLHVDRLERPQLLINGEGLPQALYSACAIVSVGQRNDGTSFNVQIPLEVLGE, translated from the coding sequence ATGAAGCCTCTCCTCTTTTGTTTTATTCTCTTTGTTTGTTGCAAATCGGCTGTTAAAAAGCCGCTCCAAGTAGAAGCCAAAGCGGTAGATGCCGCAACACAAGGCGATTTGCTGAAAGGCCCTTCTGTTTTACAAATTGACGGCTATTTCGTCTGGGGAGGCAGCGTGGTCAAAGGAGAAGACAACAAGTACCACATGCTTTTCAGTCTTTGGGAAAGTGGCGAAGACGAACCCAAGTTTTCCGACTCCTGGGTTTTGAACTCGAAAATTGGTTATGCCGTTTCAGACTATCCCGACCATGGTTTTGAGTTCCAAAAAATCGTGCTTCGCGGGCGGCAATTGGAAGGCGACAGTACCGCGTGGGATGCACAGATGGTGCACAATCCGCATGTTCAACGCTTTGGCGATCGGTATTATTTATACTATATCGGCTCGGTTGACCCGGGTGAAGATGCTCCCGGTGCAGAAGGCATAAACTTGCGTAACCGCGTGCAACAAAATCAGAAAATCGGCCTTATCGCTTTCGATTCTTTTGATGATTTAATGGCGGGGAATTTCATCCGTCCGAAAGAGCCCCTCCTGAGTCCGCGAAGCCGTGTCAAACCCGATCAACTGGTAAACCCTTCACCTGAAGGCACACAAACCAAACCCGACAATATCATTGTTGTAAACCCTTCGGTGGTTCAGCGGCCGTCCGACGGCAAATACCTGCTTTATTTCAAAGGGAACCAATATACGCCTGTATGGCGGGGCATTCATGGCGTGGCGATTGGCGACAAGCCCGAAGGCCCGTTTAAAGCACTCGAAGATGTGGTTTTTGAAATTCGCAATCAAGAAAGCCAAATTGCTTCCACAGAAGACCCGTACGTTTGGTATAGCAAAGCCTATTCTCTTTTCTTTGCCGTTTTCAAAGATTTTACGGGAGCGGTAACTGGCCAAGAACCTGGGCTTGCCCTGATGCAGTCTGAAGATGGAATAAAGTGGCAATTGGCCGAAAAGCCTTTCTTCATGCCCAAGGTGGTTCGTCTGAAAAATGGTAAAACGCTGCACGTAGACCGCCTGGAACGGCCTCAACTCTTGATCAATGGAGAAGGCTTGCCCCAAGCCCTGTATTCGGCTTGTGCGATCGTCTCTGTGGGCCAAAGAAACGACGGCACCTCTTTCAATGTGCAAATTCCGCTGGAAGTGCTCGGCGAATAA
- a CDS encoding bifunctional GNAT family N-acetyltransferase/carbon-nitrogen hydrolase family protein, which translates to MQANEIENIELQYLSLKDYKELKEAMIESYSTMSDAYWKKHHIKKLIDIFPEGQVTIKVNGHIAGCALSIIVDYDQYEEGHTYKEITANYTFDTHNPKGDRLYGIDIFIKPEFRGLRLGRRLYDYRKELCEKLNLKGIAFGGRIPNYHLYAEKLTPKEYIQKVKHKEIHDPVLNFQVSNDFHPSKVLKGYLDGDKDSNEYAVLLEWDNIYYEKPNEKAAPMKTVVRLGLIQWQMRPYKDLDELLQQAEYFIDAVSGYRSDFALFPEFFNAPLMAENNHLSEPDAIRELAKHTEKIVQKFSELSISYNINIISGSMPEITQNGLFNVGYLCRRDGSVARYEKLHVTPDEAKVWGMQGGHELKTFDTDCGKIGILICYDSEFPELSRLLAEEGMDILFVPFLTDTQNGYSRVRHCAQARAIENECYVAIAGSVGNLPNVHNMDIQFAQSMVFTPCDFAFPSNGIKAEATPNTEMILIADVDLSLLRELNQFGSVRNLKDRRTDVFDLRKR; encoded by the coding sequence ATGCAAGCCAACGAAATTGAAAACATCGAACTGCAATACCTCAGCTTAAAAGACTACAAAGAACTTAAAGAAGCCATGATCGAGTCGTACAGCACCATGAGCGACGCGTACTGGAAAAAACACCACATCAAAAAACTCATCGATATTTTTCCGGAAGGCCAAGTGACAATCAAAGTGAATGGACACATTGCGGGCTGTGCCCTGTCCATCATTGTCGACTACGACCAATACGAAGAGGGCCATACCTACAAGGAAATCACCGCCAATTACACCTTTGATACGCACAATCCAAAAGGAGACCGCCTTTATGGAATCGATATTTTCATAAAACCCGAATTTCGCGGCTTGCGTTTGGGACGAAGACTGTACGACTACCGAAAAGAACTTTGCGAAAAACTGAATCTGAAAGGCATTGCCTTTGGCGGCCGTATCCCTAATTATCACCTGTATGCCGAAAAACTGACGCCCAAAGAATACATCCAAAAAGTGAAGCACAAAGAAATTCACGATCCCGTGTTGAACTTTCAGGTTTCGAACGATTTCCACCCGTCCAAAGTTTTGAAAGGCTATTTGGATGGCGACAAAGACTCGAACGAATACGCGGTACTGCTCGAATGGGACAACATTTACTATGAAAAGCCAAACGAAAAGGCTGCACCCATGAAAACCGTCGTAAGGCTTGGGCTAATTCAGTGGCAAATGCGGCCCTACAAAGATTTGGACGAGCTGCTGCAACAGGCAGAATATTTCATCGATGCCGTATCTGGATATCGCTCCGATTTCGCCCTTTTTCCCGAGTTCTTCAATGCTCCTTTGATGGCCGAGAACAATCACCTTTCAGAGCCCGACGCCATTCGCGAGCTCGCCAAGCACACAGAGAAAATCGTGCAGAAATTTTCTGAACTTTCCATTTCCTACAACATCAACATCATTTCGGGAAGCATGCCCGAAATAACCCAAAATGGCCTTTTTAATGTAGGCTATCTCTGCCGTCGCGACGGCTCTGTTGCTCGATACGAGAAGCTACACGTTACCCCCGACGAGGCCAAAGTTTGGGGTATGCAAGGCGGCCATGAATTGAAGACTTTCGATACAGATTGTGGAAAAATCGGCATTTTGATTTGTTACGATTCCGAATTTCCCGAGCTGAGCCGCCTTCTGGCCGAAGAAGGCATGGATATTCTATTTGTGCCCTTCTTGACCGACACGCAGAACGGCTATTCGCGTGTACGCCACTGTGCTCAAGCTCGAGCCATTGAAAACGAGTGCTATGTAGCCATCGCGGGCTCGGTGGGCAATTTGCCCAATGTGCACAATATGGATATCCAGTTTGCTCAATCGATGGTCTTCACCCCTTGCGATTTTGCGTTCCCTTCGAATGGCATTAAAGCCGAAGCCACTCCGAATACCGAGATGATCCTCATTGCCGATGTAGATTTAAGCCTTCTTCGCGAATTGAATCAATTTGGCAGTGTCCGTAACCTGAAAGACCGACGAACCGATGTCTTTGATTTGCGGAAAAGGTAA
- a CDS encoding pyruvate carboxylase: MKEYVKPIKRLLVANRGEIAIRIMRAASELGITTVALYTFEDRYSLHRYKADEAYQIGSEDDALKPYLDIEGIINLAKSKKIDGIHPGYGFLSENVQLVRRCGEEGIIFVGPSADAMDALGDKKAAKNIAVKAGVPLIPDYREDIPDVDFALERAKEIGFPVMIKAVAGGGGRGMRVVRNEEDFGKSFNEAKNEAKTAFGNDVVFLEKFVEEPKHLEVQLLGDTHGNLIHLYERDCSVQRRFQKVVEVAPSFGLKAETRQTLYESAIKIGKAVNYSNAGTVEFLVDKQENVYFIEVNPRIQVEHTITEEVTGIDIVRTQLLIAMGYKLSDNGIYLHNQDEVPLKGYAIQCRVTTEDPANGFKPDFGTIIAYRNAAGFGIRLDEGSAYAGMKISPYFDSMIVKVTARGRTMKGAAQRLSRALVEFRIRGVKTNIPFLHNVINNKTFQKGQARVSFIENHPELMNMWRSKDRSTRALRLLADVIVNGNKTMGKVEKRDFPLPKTPEIDPFADYPNGNKQRLEEMGPEKFAQWVKDQKPVLFTDTTFRDGHQSLLATRVRTKDMLAVAEGFAKTFPQLFSMEVWGGATFDVAMRFLYESPWRRLQEFREAMPNMLLQMLLRGSNAVGYTAYPDNLVESFIEKSAENGIDVFRIFDSLNWIESMKLSIKTVRERTNSIAEAAICYTGEMLDPAQKKYTLQYYLDMARQLEDAGAHMIAIKDMAGLLKPYTAEVLVKELKKAVDLPIHLHTHDTSSIQSSTYLKAVESGVDIVDCALGGMSGLTSQPNFNSVASMLIGHERECELDMDKLNQYSSYWEDVRNMYAPFESGLKSGSAEVYKHEMPGGQYSNLKSQSISLGLGDKFDLLKENYSLVNKMFGDIVKVTPSSKVVGDMALFMTSNNLSEEDIYKKGDTLSFPESVKGFFKGDLGQPPGGFPKELQKIILKDIEPYTDRPNSHLPPIDLSKEFEQFQKDFPGSDGYLDFLAYKLYDKVYEEFHENRQKFGDVSIIPSHAFWYGLYPNEEILIKIEEGKTILVRYLYTSEPDDEGKRTVSFELNGQTRKIKVRDHDLKVTKPTNKKVGKEGDIGAPLQGRISRILVKKGDEVAKNTPLFVIEAMKMESIVASPYAGTVSSVQLEEGSVVEQDDWVIEIEKSA; this comes from the coding sequence ATGAAAGAATACGTAAAACCCATCAAAAGGCTACTGGTGGCCAACCGCGGAGAAATAGCCATTCGCATCATGCGAGCGGCTTCCGAATTGGGCATTACCACAGTGGCACTTTACACATTTGAAGACCGCTACTCTCTGCACCGTTACAAGGCAGACGAAGCATATCAGATCGGCTCTGAAGACGATGCCTTGAAACCCTATTTGGATATCGAGGGCATAATCAATCTGGCCAAAAGCAAGAAAATTGACGGAATCCACCCCGGATACGGCTTTTTGTCAGAGAATGTGCAGCTGGTTAGACGTTGCGGTGAAGAAGGAATTATTTTCGTTGGCCCAAGTGCAGACGCAATGGACGCTTTGGGCGATAAAAAGGCGGCCAAAAACATTGCGGTGAAAGCAGGTGTGCCGCTTATCCCTGATTATCGTGAGGATATTCCCGATGTAGATTTCGCTTTGGAAAGAGCCAAAGAAATCGGCTTTCCGGTCATGATCAAAGCAGTGGCCGGTGGCGGCGGTCGTGGTATGCGGGTGGTTCGCAACGAAGAAGATTTTGGAAAGTCATTTAATGAAGCGAAAAACGAAGCCAAAACAGCCTTCGGAAACGACGTGGTCTTCCTCGAAAAATTTGTGGAAGAACCCAAGCACTTGGAAGTACAGCTTCTGGGCGATACCCACGGAAATCTCATTCACCTTTACGAACGAGATTGCTCTGTGCAACGTCGCTTTCAGAAAGTGGTGGAAGTGGCTCCTTCCTTCGGTTTGAAGGCCGAAACCCGACAAACCCTTTACGAAAGTGCCATTAAAATTGGTAAGGCCGTAAACTACTCCAATGCAGGAACTGTAGAGTTTCTTGTCGACAAGCAAGAAAACGTATATTTTATTGAAGTAAACCCAAGGATTCAGGTTGAGCACACGATTACCGAAGAAGTAACCGGTATCGATATCGTGCGTACACAGCTTTTGATTGCCATGGGCTACAAGCTTTCGGACAACGGCATTTATTTGCACAACCAAGACGAAGTACCTCTGAAAGGCTATGCCATTCAATGCCGTGTGACCACCGAAGATCCAGCCAACGGATTCAAACCGGACTTTGGTACAATTATCGCCTACAGGAATGCCGCAGGTTTCGGTATTCGTCTCGATGAAGGATCTGCATATGCGGGCATGAAAATTTCACCTTATTTCGATTCGATGATCGTGAAGGTGACCGCCCGTGGCCGTACCATGAAAGGTGCCGCTCAGCGTTTGTCAAGAGCTTTGGTTGAATTCCGAATTCGCGGCGTGAAAACCAATATTCCGTTCTTGCACAATGTAATCAACAACAAGACCTTCCAAAAAGGGCAAGCCCGCGTATCATTCATCGAAAACCATCCGGAATTGATGAACATGTGGCGTTCGAAAGACCGCTCGACCAGAGCCCTTCGCCTTTTGGCCGATGTGATTGTGAACGGCAACAAAACGATGGGAAAAGTAGAAAAACGCGACTTCCCTCTTCCCAAAACTCCCGAAATCGATCCTTTTGCCGATTATCCAAACGGAAACAAACAAAGGCTTGAAGAAATGGGCCCAGAGAAATTTGCCCAATGGGTGAAAGACCAAAAGCCCGTGCTCTTTACCGATACGACTTTCCGCGACGGACACCAGTCGCTTTTGGCTACCCGCGTGCGTACCAAGGATATGCTTGCCGTAGCAGAAGGTTTCGCGAAAACCTTCCCCCAACTGTTCTCCATGGAAGTTTGGGGCGGAGCCACTTTCGATGTAGCCATGCGATTCCTTTACGAAAGCCCTTGGAGACGCCTTCAGGAATTTCGTGAAGCTATGCCCAATATGCTGTTGCAGATGCTGCTTCGCGGCTCAAATGCTGTAGGTTACACGGCTTATCCCGACAACCTTGTGGAAAGCTTCATTGAAAAATCGGCAGAAAACGGGATCGACGTTTTCCGTATTTTCGATTCACTAAACTGGATCGAATCGATGAAGTTGAGCATAAAAACTGTGCGTGAGCGTACCAACTCGATTGCCGAAGCGGCCATTTGCTACACCGGCGAAATGCTCGACCCCGCACAAAAGAAGTATACGCTCCAATATTATTTGGATATGGCTCGCCAGCTTGAAGATGCTGGAGCCCATATGATTGCCATAAAAGACATGGCCGGCCTACTGAAGCCCTACACCGCAGAGGTTTTGGTAAAAGAACTGAAAAAGGCGGTTGACTTGCCCATTCACTTGCATACTCACGACACCTCGTCTATTCAGTCTTCTACTTATTTAAAGGCTGTGGAAAGTGGAGTGGATATTGTAGACTGTGCTTTGGGCGGCATGTCGGGACTTACCTCACAGCCCAACTTCAATTCTGTGGCTTCGATGTTGATCGGTCATGAAAGAGAATGCGAGCTTGACATGGACAAACTGAACCAATACAGCTCGTATTGGGAAGATGTACGCAACATGTACGCTCCTTTCGAGTCGGGGCTTAAATCGGGCTCGGCAGAAGTATACAAACACGAAATGCCCGGTGGCCAATATTCCAACCTGAAATCACAGTCCATTTCATTGGGATTGGGCGACAAGTTCGACTTGTTGAAAGAGAACTACAGTTTGGTAAATAAAATGTTCGGCGACATTGTAAAAGTGACGCCCTCGTCAAAAGTTGTGGGCGACATGGCTTTGTTCATGACATCGAACAACCTAAGCGAAGAGGACATCTACAAAAAAGGCGATACCCTTTCTTTCCCAGAATCGGTGAAAGGATTCTTCAAAGGCGACCTTGGACAGCCGCCGGGAGGCTTTCCGAAAGAGTTGCAGAAAATTATTCTGAAAGACATTGAACCTTATACCGATCGACCAAACTCGCACTTGCCGCCAATCGATTTGAGCAAAGAGTTCGAGCAATTCCAGAAAGATTTCCCAGGAAGCGATGGCTATTTGGATTTCCTTGCCTACAAACTCTACGATAAGGTATACGAGGAGTTCCACGAAAATCGTCAGAAATTCGGCGATGTCAGCATCATTCCTTCACATGCTTTCTGGTATGGGCTTTACCCGAACGAGGAAATCTTGATTAAAATCGAAGAAGGGAAAACCATCTTGGTGCGATACTTATACACCTCTGAACCCGACGATGAAGGCAAACGTACCGTGAGCTTTGAATTAAACGGACAAACACGTAAAATAAAAGTTCGCGATCACGATTTGAAGGTCACTAAACCGACCAACAAGAAAGTAGGAAAAGAAGGAGATATTGGTGCTCCTTTGCAAGGTCGAATTTCACGTATTTTGGTGAAGAAAGGAGACGAAGTAGCCAAAAACACGCCACTCTTCGTAATAGAAGCCATGAAAATGGAATCTATCGTGGCTTCGCCTTATGCCGGAACAGTTTCTTCTGTACAATTGGAAGAAGGCAGCGTCGTCGAACAAGACGATTGGGTGATCGAAATTGAAAAGTCTGCTTAA